In a single window of the Bacillus mycoides genome:
- the spoVID gene encoding stage VI sporulation protein D, with translation MTYSLGGGKEVATDHSLRFSLKESVWFQKGQEVEELLSISLDPDVEIEELDHEVIVRGQLDLTGEYVARQDDSAYSLRELSPAKAIDYVETRADGVNELVHSFPLEISIPRNRVKVIEELYVSIEEFDYELKENGCLQLLADISITGLCDEERTEDEEEETVYAELEADSAEEDESRPAPHEEVPAYKESDGWEDYAFEPFQLEERKEQEIEEEELEEHELVEREEEQEKTPQFELFGRKNFKKEKAKKQEEPEEEAYSQRDENALYLTKLFTKEPEEEFTKLRMYFVQEGDTIESVAERYETTVQSLYRVNQSEDIYLTTGQIIYIPVSKATVK, from the coding sequence ATGACATATAGTTTGGGAGGGGGAAAAGAAGTGGCAACAGATCATTCATTACGATTTTCATTAAAAGAATCTGTTTGGTTCCAGAAGGGACAGGAAGTCGAAGAACTTTTGTCAATTTCGTTAGATCCAGACGTTGAGATAGAGGAGCTCGATCATGAAGTTATCGTGAGGGGGCAATTAGATTTAACGGGAGAGTATGTTGCAAGGCAAGATGATTCAGCTTATTCATTAAGAGAGCTATCACCAGCAAAGGCAATTGATTATGTAGAAACAAGGGCAGACGGGGTTAATGAGCTTGTCCATTCCTTTCCGCTCGAAATATCAATTCCAAGAAATCGAGTGAAAGTAATTGAAGAATTATATGTATCAATCGAGGAATTTGATTATGAATTAAAGGAAAATGGTTGCTTACAACTATTAGCGGATATATCTATTACAGGTTTATGTGACGAAGAAAGAACCGAGGATGAAGAGGAAGAGACTGTGTATGCCGAGTTGGAAGCTGATTCAGCTGAAGAAGATGAAAGTAGACCTGCGCCGCACGAAGAGGTACCAGCCTATAAAGAATCAGATGGATGGGAAGATTATGCATTTGAGCCGTTTCAGTTAGAAGAAAGAAAAGAGCAAGAAATAGAAGAAGAGGAATTAGAAGAACATGAACTTGTGGAGCGTGAAGAGGAGCAAGAAAAGACGCCACAATTTGAATTGTTCGGGCGGAAAAATTTCAAGAAAGAAAAAGCGAAAAAGCAGGAAGAGCCAGAGGAAGAAGCATATTCACAGCGAGATGAAAATGCACTTTATTTAACGAAATTATTTACGAAAGAACCAGAAGAAGAATTTACGAAGTTAAGAATGTACTTCGTACAAGAAGGAGATACAATTGAATCGGTTGCAGAACGTTATGAAACGACTGTACAAAGCTTATATCGTGTAAATCAATCAGAAGATATATATTTAACTACAGGGCAAATTATATATATTCCTGTTTCAAAAGCAACAGTGAAATAA
- the ysxE gene encoding spore coat protein YsxE, with protein MDIELRNRYEPIVRQYRLDTQHMEEHGSVMKIYTNQGPYALKKIQDRKLERNNFLHHIQYLKEKGFSNYVPIYHTTDGNYVLSDGAYSYYLMPWLERAEGNGEDNDQYHKMFQTLGTLHQKTVKEETYTEEDLEKHYTNISDRWENDGEILEEFLVESEAKWYMSPFELQYCTYYHHAMRAREFATKQLSEWHDAMKEKEKTRTTFVHGNVSLNHFLFDYERNGYFISLEKSQFATPVQDIVSFYSRSLNTYPIARSDRFEWYQMYQKNFPFTKEEQLLMFAYMTYPSHFIRQIQSYTKRRKSRNEENELRGVKILQQSHWLISNTEYFLSQLQAAQQGNG; from the coding sequence ATGGATATTGAATTACGAAATCGCTATGAACCCATTGTGAGGCAATATAGATTGGACACTCAGCATATGGAAGAGCACGGAAGTGTAATGAAAATTTATACGAATCAAGGTCCGTATGCGTTAAAGAAAATACAAGATAGAAAATTAGAGCGGAATAATTTTTTACACCATATTCAATATTTGAAGGAGAAAGGTTTTTCGAATTATGTACCTATCTATCACACGACGGACGGGAATTATGTTTTAAGTGATGGGGCGTATAGCTATTATTTAATGCCTTGGTTAGAACGTGCGGAAGGAAATGGCGAAGATAATGATCAATACCATAAGATGTTTCAAACGCTCGGGACGTTGCATCAAAAAACGGTGAAAGAGGAGACTTATACAGAAGAAGATTTAGAAAAACATTATACAAATATATCCGACCGTTGGGAAAATGATGGTGAGATATTAGAAGAGTTTCTTGTAGAATCAGAAGCGAAGTGGTATATGTCTCCATTTGAATTACAATATTGTACGTATTATCACCACGCTATGAGAGCACGTGAGTTCGCAACGAAACAATTAAGTGAATGGCATGATGCAATGAAAGAAAAGGAAAAAACACGTACTACTTTCGTTCATGGAAATGTATCGCTTAATCACTTTTTATTTGATTATGAACGAAACGGTTATTTTATTAGTTTAGAAAAGTCTCAGTTTGCTACACCGGTACAGGATATCGTCAGCTTTTATTCAAGGTCTTTGAACACATATCCAATTGCGCGGAGCGACCGCTTTGAATGGTATCAAATGTATCAAAAAAATTTTCCATTTACGAAAGAGGAGCAGCTTCTTATGTTTGCGTATATGACGTACCCGTCGCATTTTATTCGGCAAATTCAGTCGTATACGAAAAGAAGAAAGAGTCGTAATGAAGAAAATGAGCTTCGCGGGGTAAAAATTCTGCAGCAATCGCATTGGCTCATTAGTAATACAGAATATTTCCTTTCGCAATTACAAGCTGCCCAGCAAGGGAACGGATAA
- a CDS encoding valine--tRNA ligase: MSNTENNLPTKYDHMSVEEGLYKWWLEGKYFEATGDEKKQPYTIVIPPPNVTGKLHLGHAWDTTLQDILTRTKRMQGYDVLWLPGMDHAGIATQAKVEGKLREEGISRYDLGREKFLEKAWEWKEEYASHIRQQWGKVGLGLDYSRERFTLDEGLSNAVNKVFVQLYEKDLIYRGEYIINWDPATRTALSDIEVIHKEVQGAFYHMNYPLTDGSGHIRLATTRPETMLGDTAVAVHPEDDRYKHLIGKTVTLPIVGREIPIIADEYVEKDFGTGVVKITPAHDPNDFEVGNRHDLPRILVMNEDGTMNEKAGKYNGMDRFECRKELVKDLQEAGVLVEIEPHMHSVGHSERSGAVVEPYLSTQWFVKMAPLAEKAVELQQKEEEKVTFVPERFENTYLRWMENIHDWCISRQLWWGHRIPAWYHKETGEVYVGTEAPADLENWNQDNDVLDTWFSSALWPFSTLGWPNEDAADFKKFYSTDALVTGYDIIFFWVSRMIFQGLEFTGERPFKDVLIHGLVRDEQGRKMSKSLGNGIDPMDVIEKYGADAMRYFLSTGSAPGQDLRFSMEKVESTWNFINKIWNASRFVLMNMDDMKYEEIDLTGEKSVADKWILTRLNETIESVTRNMDKYEFGEAGRSLYNFIWDDFCDWYIEMAKLPLYGEDEAAKKTTRSILAYVLDQTMRLLHPFMPFVTEKIWQHLPHEGESITVAAWPTVREDLQDKEAAAEMHLLVDIIRSVRNIRAEVNTPMSKKVQMQIKAKDEVVLAQLTKNSSYIERFCNPSELTIKIDLQAPEKAMTAIVSGAELFLPLADLINLDEEKARLEKELEKFDKEVERVQKKLSNQGFVAKAPAEVIDGERAKEQDYLEKREAVRQRLADLEK, from the coding sequence ATGTCAAACACGGAAAATAATTTACCAACTAAATATGATCATATGTCCGTTGAAGAAGGCCTTTACAAGTGGTGGCTTGAAGGCAAATATTTCGAAGCAACAGGAGATGAGAAGAAACAACCATATACAATTGTAATTCCACCTCCGAACGTAACTGGTAAGTTACACTTAGGTCACGCTTGGGATACGACGCTTCAAGATATTTTAACTCGTACAAAGCGTATGCAAGGTTACGATGTATTATGGCTTCCAGGAATGGACCATGCTGGTATCGCAACGCAAGCGAAGGTAGAAGGAAAACTTCGTGAAGAAGGTATTTCACGTTACGATCTTGGTCGTGAGAAATTCCTTGAAAAAGCTTGGGAATGGAAAGAAGAATACGCTTCACACATTCGTCAACAATGGGGAAAAGTTGGTTTAGGACTAGACTATTCTCGTGAACGCTTCACATTAGACGAAGGTTTATCTAACGCTGTTAATAAAGTATTCGTTCAATTATATGAAAAAGACTTAATTTATCGCGGTGAGTATATCATCAACTGGGATCCAGCAACACGCACAGCTCTTTCTGATATTGAAGTAATTCATAAAGAAGTTCAAGGTGCATTCTACCATATGAACTATCCGTTAACAGACGGTTCTGGTCACATTCGCCTTGCAACTACTCGTCCAGAAACAATGCTTGGTGATACAGCGGTAGCAGTTCATCCAGAAGATGATCGCTACAAACATTTAATCGGAAAAACAGTTACACTTCCAATCGTAGGCCGAGAGATTCCGATTATTGCTGATGAATACGTAGAAAAAGACTTCGGAACAGGCGTTGTGAAAATTACACCAGCTCATGACCCGAATGACTTTGAAGTAGGTAACCGTCATGACTTACCACGTATTTTAGTAATGAACGAAGATGGAACGATGAACGAAAAAGCTGGTAAGTATAACGGTATGGATCGTTTCGAATGCCGTAAAGAGTTAGTGAAAGACTTACAAGAAGCTGGCGTATTAGTAGAAATCGAGCCTCATATGCACTCAGTAGGTCATAGTGAGCGTAGCGGTGCAGTTGTTGAGCCTTATTTATCAACACAATGGTTCGTAAAAATGGCTCCACTTGCAGAAAAAGCGGTAGAACTTCAACAAAAAGAAGAAGAAAAAGTAACGTTCGTACCAGAGCGTTTTGAAAACACATACTTACGCTGGATGGAAAACATTCATGACTGGTGTATTTCTCGTCAATTATGGTGGGGACACCGCATTCCAGCTTGGTATCATAAAGAAACTGGTGAAGTATACGTAGGTACAGAAGCGCCAGCAGATCTTGAAAACTGGAATCAAGATAATGACGTGCTTGATACATGGTTCAGTTCAGCATTATGGCCATTCTCAACACTTGGCTGGCCGAATGAAGATGCAGCAGACTTTAAAAAGTTCTATTCAACAGATGCTTTAGTAACTGGTTATGATATCATCTTCTTCTGGGTATCTCGTATGATTTTCCAAGGTTTAGAGTTTACAGGAGAGCGTCCATTTAAAGATGTATTAATTCACGGTTTAGTTCGTGATGAGCAAGGACGTAAAATGAGTAAATCTCTTGGTAACGGTATTGATCCGATGGATGTTATCGAGAAGTATGGTGCAGATGCGATGCGTTACTTCTTATCAACAGGAAGTGCACCAGGTCAAGATTTACGTTTCAGCATGGAAAAAGTAGAATCTACTTGGAACTTCATTAATAAAATTTGGAACGCATCACGTTTCGTATTAATGAACATGGATGACATGAAGTATGAAGAAATCGATTTAACTGGTGAAAAATCAGTTGCAGATAAGTGGATTTTAACTCGCTTAAACGAAACAATCGAAAGTGTAACACGTAACATGGATAAATATGAGTTCGGTGAAGCTGGTCGTTCATTATACAACTTCATTTGGGATGATTTCTGTGACTGGTACATTGAGATGGCGAAACTTCCACTATACGGTGAAGATGAAGCAGCTAAGAAAACAACTCGTTCGATTTTAGCTTACGTATTAGACCAAACAATGCGTCTATTACATCCATTCATGCCATTTGTAACAGAGAAAATTTGGCAGCATTTACCGCATGAAGGCGAGTCTATTACAGTAGCAGCATGGCCAACAGTTCGCGAAGATTTACAAGATAAAGAAGCGGCAGCAGAAATGCACCTTCTAGTTGATATCATTCGCTCTGTTCGTAACATCCGTGCGGAAGTAAATACACCAATGAGCAAAAAAGTTCAAATGCAAATTAAAGCAAAAGACGAGGTAGTACTAGCTCAGCTTACGAAAAACAGTTCTTACATTGAGCGTTTCTGTAACCCAAGTGAACTAACAATTAAGATTGATTTACAAGCGCCAGAAAAAGCGATGACTGCAATCGTATCAGGTGCAGAGTTATTCTTACCGTTAGCTGATCTTATCAATCTTGATGAAGAGAAAGCGCGTCTTGAAAAAGAACTTGAGAAGTTCGATAAAGAAGTAGAACGTGTACAGAAGAAACTTTCAAACCAAGGATTCGTAGCGAAAGCTCCTGCAGAAGTTATTGACGGAGAGCGTGCGAAAGAGCAAGATTACCTAGAAAAACGCGAAGCGGTTCGTCAACGTCTAGCGGATCTTGAGAAATAA
- a CDS encoding bifunctional folylpolyglutamate synthase/dihydrofolate synthase, whose translation MIHTYEEAINWIHSRLKFGIKPGLERMQWMLEKLGNPERHIKCVHLAGTNGKGSTLTYMRYMLEGAKYKVGTFTSPYIETFNERISVNGIPIADEEIAELVNMVKPVVEKLDETDLGEATEFEIITVMAIYYFGKVNFCDVVLFETGLGGRFDSTNVIHPVLTIITNIGHDHMHILGNTLGEIAYEKAGIIKSGVPVITGVKNEEALQVIQKVAKENHASLYELGKQFTTLHKHSNKDGEHFDFDCPFASFENVRISMKGIHQVGNAALALMAVMYLKTYLSFLINEEEMKVGLQEAYWIGRFEKLQSNPDIIIDGAHNPEGIESLVKTVEAHYKKKNVIVLFTALGDKQLHNMVGQLEKVADEIIFTTFAFERAISADKLASYSQQESKLVFEDWKEAIDTKVDRIGEHDVFIITGSLYFISEVRKYIREKN comes from the coding sequence GTGATACATACATACGAAGAAGCGATAAACTGGATTCATAGCCGATTGAAATTTGGGATAAAACCAGGGCTAGAAAGAATGCAATGGATGTTAGAAAAACTCGGAAATCCAGAGCGTCATATAAAATGTGTTCATCTTGCCGGCACAAATGGAAAAGGTTCAACTTTAACATATATGCGATACATGTTAGAAGGCGCGAAATATAAAGTAGGAACGTTTACATCGCCTTACATAGAAACATTCAATGAACGTATTAGTGTAAACGGAATACCGATTGCAGATGAAGAGATTGCGGAACTTGTAAATATGGTAAAGCCAGTCGTTGAAAAATTAGATGAGACGGACTTAGGAGAAGCGACTGAGTTTGAAATCATTACAGTAATGGCAATTTATTATTTCGGTAAAGTTAATTTCTGTGATGTTGTTTTATTTGAAACGGGGCTTGGGGGAAGATTTGATTCTACAAATGTTATTCATCCGGTTCTCACGATTATTACGAATATCGGCCACGATCATATGCATATTTTAGGCAATACACTAGGAGAAATTGCATATGAAAAGGCAGGGATTATTAAGTCTGGTGTTCCAGTTATTACTGGTGTGAAAAATGAAGAAGCATTGCAAGTAATTCAAAAGGTTGCTAAGGAAAATCATGCAAGCTTATATGAACTTGGAAAACAGTTTACAACACTACATAAACATTCTAATAAAGATGGGGAACACTTTGATTTTGATTGTCCATTTGCCTCGTTTGAAAATGTTCGGATTTCAATGAAAGGCATTCACCAAGTAGGCAATGCAGCACTAGCGCTTATGGCAGTAATGTATTTAAAAACATATTTATCATTTTTAATTAATGAAGAGGAGATGAAAGTTGGCTTACAAGAAGCATACTGGATTGGTCGATTTGAAAAGTTACAAAGTAATCCAGATATTATAATAGATGGTGCTCATAATCCAGAAGGTATTGAAAGTCTTGTAAAAACAGTAGAGGCACATTATAAAAAGAAGAATGTAATAGTTTTATTTACTGCTCTTGGTGACAAACAGTTACATAACATGGTAGGGCAATTAGAAAAAGTTGCTGATGAAATAATATTTACGACGTTTGCCTTTGAGCGTGCCATTTCTGCTGACAAGCTTGCATCGTATTCACAACAAGAGTCAAAATTAGTTTTTGAAGATTGGAAAGAGGCAATTGATACAAAGGTTGACAGGATAGGAGAACATGATGTTTTTATCATAACAGGTTCTTTGTATTTCATTTCCGAAGTTAGAAAATATATTCGCGAGAAAAACTAG
- a CDS encoding Maf family protein, which translates to MRKIILASGSPRRKELLELADVPFEIVVSEVEETIGAYSSPSDIVMSLALQKASAVAENHSNHVVLGADTIVTYDSRILGKPSNEAEAKEMLRLLSGKTHEVYTGVAIISKEKTVTFYERTEVTFWGLTEEEIDVYVASKEPLDKAGSYGIQGKGSIFVQHIQGDYYSVVGLPIARLVRELKQFDSDVTHA; encoded by the coding sequence ATGAGGAAAATTATTTTAGCTTCAGGGTCACCTAGGAGGAAGGAACTGCTTGAATTAGCAGATGTGCCATTTGAAATCGTTGTTAGTGAAGTAGAAGAGACGATTGGTGCATATTCATCACCTTCTGATATTGTTATGTCGCTTGCTTTGCAAAAAGCATCTGCTGTGGCAGAAAACCATAGTAATCACGTTGTACTAGGTGCAGATACAATTGTTACATATGATTCGCGTATTCTTGGAAAGCCGTCTAATGAGGCTGAGGCGAAAGAAATGTTACGATTATTATCGGGGAAAACACACGAAGTATACACAGGTGTTGCAATTATATCGAAAGAAAAAACGGTAACTTTTTATGAACGTACAGAAGTAACATTTTGGGGATTAACAGAAGAGGAAATAGACGTATACGTTGCATCGAAGGAACCACTTGATAAAGCAGGGAGCTATGGAATTCAAGGTAAAGGGTCTATTTTTGTTCAACATATTCAAGGGGACTACTACAGTGTAGTTGGCTTGCCAATTGCGCGTCTTGTCCGTGAATTAAAACAGTTTGATAGCGATGTAACCCATGCGTAA
- the radC gene encoding DNA repair protein RadC, with protein sequence MNGIRDVVREEQPRERLLLEGAGSLSNRELLAVLLRTGSKEETVLTLSDNILHHFDGLRMLKDATLEEMMSIHGVGIAKASQLMAAFELGRRMVRLEYQNRYSIRSPEDCASYMMEEMRFLQQEHFVCLYLNTKNQVIHRQTIFIGSLNTSIVHPREVFKEAFRRAAASIICLHNHPSGDPAPSREDIEVTKRLVECGRIIGIEVLDHIIIGDHKFVSLKEKGHI encoded by the coding sequence ATGAACGGTATTCGTGATGTTGTGAGAGAAGAACAGCCACGGGAGCGTTTATTGTTAGAAGGAGCAGGAAGTTTATCGAATCGAGAACTTCTTGCAGTTTTACTCAGAACGGGTTCTAAAGAAGAAACGGTGTTAACGTTATCAGATAATATTCTCCATCATTTTGACGGCTTACGAATGTTAAAGGATGCAACGTTAGAAGAGATGATGAGCATTCATGGTGTTGGGATTGCAAAGGCGTCGCAGCTTATGGCTGCTTTTGAATTAGGTAGAAGAATGGTACGTTTAGAATATCAAAATAGATATAGTATTCGAAGTCCAGAAGATTGTGCGAGTTATATGATGGAAGAGATGCGTTTTTTGCAACAGGAGCATTTTGTTTGTTTATATTTGAATACGAAAAATCAAGTTATACATAGGCAAACTATTTTTATTGGAAGTTTAAATACGTCGATTGTGCACCCAAGGGAAGTTTTTAAAGAAGCGTTCCGTCGGGCAGCAGCCTCTATTATATGTCTTCATAACCATCCCTCAGGAGATCCGGCGCCGAGCCGTGAAGATATTGAAGTTACAAAACGATTAGTAGAATGTGGTCGAATTATCGGAATTGAAGTACTTGATCATATCATAATAGGTGACCATAAATTCGTGAGTTTAAAGGAAAAAGGTCATATTTAA
- the mreB gene encoding cell shape-determining protein MreB produces MFGFGGFTRDLGIDLGTANTLVYVKGKGVVLREPSVVALQTDTKQIVAVGSDAKQMIGRTPGNVVALRPMKDGVIADYETTAIMMKYYIQQAQKSNGFFSRKPYVMVCVPSGITAVERRAVIDATRQAGARDAYPIEEPFAAAIGANLPVWEPTGSMVVDIGGGTTEVAIISLGGIVTSQSVRVAGDDMDDSIIQYIKKSYNLMIGERTAEALKLEIGSAGEPEGIEPMEIRGRDLVSGLPKTVLIQPEEIADALKDTVDAIVESVKNTLEKTPPELAADIMDRGIVLTGGGALLRNLDKVISEETNMPVLVAEDPLDCVAIGTGKALDNIDLFKTAAR; encoded by the coding sequence ATGTTTGGATTTGGTGGATTTACTCGCGATCTTGGAATAGACTTAGGAACAGCGAATACGCTTGTATATGTGAAAGGGAAAGGTGTAGTTTTACGTGAACCTTCAGTAGTAGCATTACAAACTGATACGAAACAAATCGTTGCGGTAGGTAGCGATGCAAAACAAATGATTGGTCGTACACCAGGAAACGTAGTGGCACTTCGCCCTATGAAAGATGGTGTAATTGCTGATTACGAAACAACAGCAATAATGATGAAATACTACATTCAACAAGCTCAAAAATCAAATGGATTCTTCTCACGTAAACCATACGTAATGGTATGTGTACCATCTGGTATTACAGCTGTAGAAAGACGTGCAGTAATCGATGCGACTCGTCAAGCTGGTGCTCGTGATGCTTATCCAATCGAAGAGCCATTTGCAGCAGCAATTGGTGCAAACTTACCTGTTTGGGAGCCGACTGGTAGTATGGTTGTTGATATCGGTGGTGGTACAACAGAAGTTGCAATTATTTCTTTAGGTGGTATTGTAACAAGTCAATCAGTTCGTGTTGCTGGTGATGATATGGACGATTCAATCATTCAGTACATTAAGAAAAGCTACAACTTAATGATTGGTGAAAGAACAGCAGAAGCACTAAAATTAGAAATCGGTTCTGCAGGCGAGCCAGAAGGTATTGAGCCTATGGAAATTCGCGGTCGTGATTTAGTAAGTGGTTTACCGAAAACAGTACTAATTCAACCAGAAGAAATTGCAGATGCATTAAAAGATACAGTAGATGCAATTGTAGAATCAGTTAAAAATACGTTAGAAAAAACTCCACCTGAATTAGCAGCGGATATTATGGACCGCGGTATCGTATTAACGGGTGGCGGGGCATTACTACGTAACTTAGATAAAGTTATTAGTGAAGAAACAAATATGCCAGTTCTTGTTGCAGAGGATCCATTAGATTGCGTAGCAATTGGAACGGGTAAAGCATTAGACAATATCGACCTTTTCAAAACTGCTGCTCGATAA
- the mreC gene encoding rod shape-determining protein MreC — MPQFFLNKRLIVLLVSIILLVALIGISLKERNSLSWPEQFIKDTVGVVERVFQKPANYVAGFFENVEDVKRTYEENKKLKAKLDSTADLSAVVKNLDDENKKLRELTGKEKSRGDYTEVQASVVSRNPDKWYDLVGIDKGAQQGIKKDMAVVTPKGLVGRVKSVSQFTSSVELLSSMSRTNRVSAIVQGQENIFGLIEGYDKEKQLLLFTKISSDAEVQKDQLVVTSGLGDIFPKGLAIGKIVDVQPDPYGLTKTAYVKPSADLNDVEHIIVAKRDMPTAPLE, encoded by the coding sequence GTGCCACAGTTTTTCTTAAACAAAAGATTAATTGTTTTGTTAGTTAGTATTATTCTTCTCGTGGCATTGATTGGAATCTCATTGAAAGAACGGAACAGTTTATCATGGCCAGAGCAGTTTATAAAAGATACTGTCGGTGTTGTAGAACGTGTATTCCAAAAGCCAGCGAATTATGTTGCCGGATTCTTCGAGAATGTAGAAGATGTAAAGCGCACGTATGAAGAGAATAAAAAGCTGAAAGCAAAATTAGATTCTACCGCAGATTTATCTGCCGTAGTGAAAAATTTAGACGATGAGAATAAAAAACTACGAGAATTAACTGGTAAAGAAAAGTCCCGTGGTGATTATACGGAAGTACAAGCTAGTGTGGTTTCTCGTAATCCCGATAAATGGTACGATTTAGTTGGAATTGATAAAGGAGCACAGCAAGGGATCAAAAAAGATATGGCTGTTGTAACTCCGAAAGGTTTAGTTGGACGCGTAAAAAGTGTATCTCAGTTTACATCGTCAGTAGAGTTGTTAAGTTCGATGAGCCGAACAAACCGTGTTTCTGCTATTGTACAAGGACAAGAAAATATCTTTGGATTAATTGAAGGTTACGATAAAGAAAAACAACTACTTCTTTTCACAAAGATTAGCTCTGATGCAGAGGTACAAAAAGATCAACTAGTTGTAACATCTGGACTTGGTGATATCTTCCCTAAAGGTCTTGCGATTGGGAAAATTGTTGATGTTCAGCCAGATCCATACGGTTTAACAAAAACGGCTTATGTAAAACCATCCGCTGATTTGAATGATGTAGAGCATATTATAGTTGCAAAACGTGATATGCCTACAGCGCCGTTAGAATAG
- the mreD gene encoding rod shape-determining protein MreD — MMTILKRAALPLLLLFVFLFENMFSTVVPTDVFWKGSIAAPHFFIIVLCFITVYYSPVQGIYYGLLFGFLFDTVYTELVGIYIFAYPILAYLVYSVMKVLQLNLFIVASIVLAGIAALEYYVYGFLTLLGRTHMSASVFFTDRLLATLLLNGIFLLIVCFPLRRYLVRLSKAIEEKEKRIF, encoded by the coding sequence ATGATGACGATTTTAAAAAGAGCAGCTCTTCCTCTTTTGCTCCTTTTTGTTTTTTTATTTGAAAATATGTTCTCTACTGTTGTTCCAACAGACGTCTTTTGGAAAGGCAGTATAGCAGCACCGCATTTCTTTATAATTGTGTTATGTTTTATTACAGTGTACTATAGTCCGGTTCAAGGGATTTACTACGGACTATTATTTGGTTTCTTATTTGATACCGTATACACGGAACTTGTCGGTATATATATATTTGCTTATCCGATTTTAGCTTATTTAGTTTATAGTGTGATGAAAGTATTACAATTGAATTTATTTATTGTCGCTTCTATCGTACTGGCTGGCATTGCAGCATTAGAGTATTATGTGTATGGGTTTTTAACTTTGTTAGGACGTACTCACATGTCAGCATCTGTCTTTTTCACAGATCGTCTCCTTGCTACTTTATTGCTAAATGGAATTTTCTTATTAATAGTTTGTTTCCCACTGAGACGATATTTAGTGCGTCTTTCAAAAGCGATAGAAGAAAAAGAAAAAAGGATTTTCTAA
- the minC gene encoding septum site-determining protein MinC, which translates to MEEKKQQNVTIKGTKDGITLHLDDCCSFSELLKELDEKLSTHYYESDGRSLIEVRVKVGNRYLTEVQQEEIRTLIRNKKNLVVESIESDVITKAEAIAWKEETEIVPISKIVRSGQVLHVKGNLLLIGDVNPGGTVIAGGNIFVLGSLRGIAHAGYDGDSEAVIAASIMNPMQLRISDVTMRAPEEKEDGAEAAECAYINENNHIVVDRLQLLTHLRPNLTKLERGIV; encoded by the coding sequence GTGGAAGAAAAAAAGCAACAAAATGTAACGATAAAAGGGACAAAAGATGGAATAACACTTCATTTAGATGATTGCTGTTCATTCTCTGAGCTACTAAAAGAATTGGATGAAAAGCTTTCTACACATTACTATGAGAGTGACGGACGTTCTTTAATTGAAGTGCGTGTTAAAGTAGGAAATCGCTATTTAACAGAAGTACAACAAGAAGAGATTCGTACGTTAATTCGCAATAAGAAGAACCTTGTTGTAGAATCAATCGAAAGTGATGTTATAACAAAAGCAGAAGCAATAGCTTGGAAAGAAGAAACAGAAATTGTCCCTATTTCCAAAATTGTTCGCTCTGGACAAGTGTTACATGTAAAAGGCAATTTATTATTAATTGGAGATGTTAATCCAGGCGGAACGGTTATCGCTGGGGGGAATATTTTTGTCTTGGGATCATTAAGAGGAATTGCACATGCGGGGTATGATGGAGATTCAGAAGCTGTTATTGCTGCATCTATTATGAACCCTATGCAACTCCGAATTAGTGATGTGACAATGCGGGCTCCGGAAGAGAAAGAAGACGGAGCAGAGGCGGCAGAATGTGCGTACATTAATGAGAATAATCACATTGTTGTCGATCGCCTGCAACTTCTCACTCATCTTAGACCTAATTTAACAAAGTTAGAAAGGGGAATTGTATAG